From the genome of Hymenobacter sp. PAMC 26628, one region includes:
- the trxA gene encoding thioredoxin, whose product MGHKAIEITDANFESIINSDKPVLVDFWAEWCGPCRMVGPVVEELAGEYEGKAIVGKVDVDANPQTSAKFGIRSIPTLLVFKNGQIVDKQVGAVPKHVLAQKLEAQVTA is encoded by the coding sequence ATGGGACATAAAGCAATTGAGATTACCGATGCCAATTTCGAGTCCATCATCAACTCCGACAAGCCGGTGCTGGTCGATTTCTGGGCCGAATGGTGCGGCCCTTGCCGCATGGTGGGCCCGGTAGTGGAAGAGCTGGCTGGCGAATACGAAGGCAAAGCCATCGTGGGCAAAGTTGACGTGGACGCCAACCCCCAAACCTCGGCCAAGTTCGGCATCCGCAGCATCCCCACGCTGCTCGTGTTCAAGAACGGCCAAATCGTTGACAAGCAAGTAGGCGCCGTGCCCAAGCACGTGCTCGCCCAGAAACTCGAAGCCCAAGTGACGGCCTAA
- a CDS encoding protein-disulfide reductase DsbD family protein: MPTHLSTALSQPTAKVGQEVELLVNARIDDKWHLYATDFSEDVGPVVFTLKFAPSAAYALVGKPQSVHSHHQMDEVFKGEVAFWEKTGQIRQRIKVLQPGPLAIKAEADYQSCTDVDGRCVPGNETLAFGPLQVSGAAAASAAAAPAAKPGAPVATAAAVAAPAVTAPAAASPVAAATPAAVVAPLAPAPTAVTNETTAGAPAVSAAVAAAAPVSDAGGLWSFGVLAFISGLAALLTPCVFPMVPMTVSFFTGAQDSRGRGILKAVVYGLSIIVIYTLIGVVVARLLGEDGPNFMATHWLPNLLFFVVFVVFGLSFLGLFEITLPSGLVNKADAQADKGGWLGVFFMAFTLVLVSFSCTGPIVATVLGLAARGQTLAPVVGMLGFSLAFALPFTLFAIFPSWLKSLPRSGGWLNTVKVVLGFVELMLALKFLSMVDLAYHWGILTRDVYLVLWVVLSALLGLYLLGKFRLSHDSPLEHLSVGRLLMAVLAFSFMTYLVPGLFGAPLPLLAGYLPPQSRHDFSLAAGGPAPPVQATANALGETPRFGDFLELPHGLQGYFDLPQAIRAAKQAHKPIFIDFTGHACVNCRKMEATVWSDPAVLTQLQNDYVVVALYVDDKTELPQKEWYTSARDHQQKTSLGKQNADLQVTRYGFNAQPYYVLFNPDDPTGKPLVAPIAYEPNVAQFAQFLKEGRRSYQARHGAVAAR, encoded by the coding sequence GTGCCTACGCACCTCAGCACGGCCCTCAGCCAGCCCACCGCCAAGGTGGGCCAGGAAGTGGAATTGCTGGTGAACGCGCGCATCGACGACAAGTGGCACCTCTACGCCACCGATTTCAGCGAAGACGTGGGGCCCGTGGTGTTTACGCTCAAGTTTGCGCCCAGCGCGGCCTACGCCCTAGTGGGCAAGCCGCAGTCGGTGCACTCGCACCACCAGATGGACGAGGTGTTCAAAGGCGAGGTGGCTTTCTGGGAAAAAACTGGCCAGATTCGCCAGCGCATCAAGGTGCTCCAGCCGGGGCCCCTTGCCATCAAAGCCGAAGCCGACTACCAAAGCTGCACCGACGTAGACGGCCGCTGCGTGCCCGGCAACGAAACCCTGGCCTTCGGGCCCCTGCAAGTGAGCGGGGCGGCCGCTGCTAGTGCCGCTGCCGCACCCGCTGCCAAGCCCGGGGCCCCCGTGGCTACGGCAGCCGCCGTAGCCGCGCCCGCCGTAACAGCGCCCGCCGCTGCCTCGCCCGTTGCGGCCGCTACTCCAGCTGCCGTTGTGGCACCGTTGGCGCCTGCTCCTACGGCCGTTACCAATGAAACAACCGCCGGGGCCCCCGCTGTATCGGCGGCAGTGGCCGCGGCCGCGCCGGTTTCCGACGCGGGCGGGCTGTGGAGCTTTGGCGTGCTGGCCTTCATCTCGGGGCTGGCGGCGCTGCTCACGCCCTGCGTGTTTCCGATGGTGCCGATGACGGTTTCCTTCTTCACCGGGGCCCAGGACAGCCGCGGCCGCGGCATCCTCAAGGCCGTGGTGTACGGGCTCAGCATCATCGTGATTTACACGCTGATTGGTGTGGTGGTGGCCCGCCTGCTGGGCGAAGACGGCCCCAACTTCATGGCCACGCATTGGCTGCCGAACCTGCTGTTTTTCGTGGTGTTCGTGGTGTTCGGCCTCTCGTTTTTGGGCTTGTTTGAAATTACGCTGCCTAGCGGCCTGGTGAACAAGGCCGACGCCCAGGCCGACAAAGGCGGCTGGCTCGGGGTGTTTTTCATGGCCTTCACGCTGGTACTGGTCTCGTTCAGCTGCACGGGGCCCATCGTGGCCACGGTGCTGGGCCTGGCCGCCCGCGGCCAGACGCTGGCCCCGGTGGTGGGCATGCTGGGCTTCTCGCTGGCCTTTGCGCTGCCGTTCACGCTGTTCGCCATCTTCCCGTCGTGGCTGAAAAGCCTGCCCCGCTCGGGCGGCTGGCTGAACACGGTGAAGGTGGTGCTGGGCTTCGTGGAGCTGATGCTGGCCCTCAAGTTCCTGAGCATGGTGGACCTGGCCTACCACTGGGGCATCCTCACCCGCGACGTGTACCTGGTGCTGTGGGTGGTGCTCTCGGCCTTGCTCGGGCTGTACCTGCTGGGCAAGTTCCGCCTCTCGCACGATTCGCCGCTGGAACACCTCAGCGTGGGCCGGCTGCTGATGGCCGTGCTGGCGTTCAGCTTCATGACGTACCTGGTGCCGGGCCTCTTCGGGGCCCCGCTGCCGCTGCTGGCCGGCTACCTGCCGCCCCAGAGCCGCCACGACTTCTCGCTGGCCGCTGGGGGCCCCGCCCCGCCGGTGCAGGCCACCGCCAACGCGCTGGGCGAAACGCCGCGCTTCGGCGACTTCCTGGAGCTGCCCCACGGCTTGCAAGGTTACTTCGACTTGCCGCAAGCCATCCGCGCCGCCAAACAGGCGCACAAGCCCATTTTCATTGACTTTACCGGCCACGCCTGCGTAAACTGCCGCAAAATGGAGGCCACCGTGTGGAGCGACCCGGCCGTGCTCACCCAACTGCAAAACGACTACGTAGTGGTGGCCCTGTACGTGGACGACAAAACCGAGCTGCCCCAAAAAGAGTGGTACACCTCGGCGCGCGACCACCAGCAGAAAACCAGCCTGGGCAAGCAAAACGCTGACCTCCAGGTGACCCGCTACGGTTTCAATGCCCAGCCCTATTATGTGTTGTTCAATCCCGACGACCCCACGGGCAAGCCGCTCGTGGCGCCCATCGCCTACGAACCCAACGTGGCGCAGTTTGCGCAGTTCCTGAAGGAGGGGCGGCGCAGCTACCAGGCCCGGCACGGGGCCGTAGCGGCCCGGTAG